A genome region from Calditrichota bacterium includes the following:
- a CDS encoding cytidine deaminase, whose protein sequence is MRRKKAVVDELIARAREAKERAVTPYSGFAVGAALLAADGTIYTGCNVESSSYGLTLCAERVALGKAISEGRREFVSIAIVTDLDDFCPPCGACRQLLWDYAPRLEVVLATRSGRRKHFQLRDLFPEAFDNHFLREG, encoded by the coding sequence GTGCGTAGGAAGAAAGCAGTAGTAGATGAACTCATCGCCCGGGCAAGAGAAGCCAAGGAACGGGCGGTAACCCCGTACTCCGGCTTTGCCGTGGGCGCTGCCCTCCTGGCCGCTGACGGCACCATCTACACCGGCTGCAACGTGGAATCCAGCAGCTACGGCCTCACGCTCTGCGCGGAGCGGGTGGCCTTAGGCAAAGCCATCTCAGAAGGCCGCCGCGAATTCGTGAGCATCGCCATTGTCACGGACCTCGACGACTTTTGCCCACCCTGTGGGGCCTGCCGACAGCTCTTGTGGGACTATGCCCCGCGCCTGGAGGTCGTCTTAGCCACGCGCTCCGGCCGACGGAAGCACTTTCAGCTTCGCGACCTCTTCCCCGAGGCCTTTGACAACCACTTCTTGCGCGAGGGATGA
- a CDS encoding thymidine kinase, which translates to MLTIAPRNVGWIEVICGPMFSGKTEELIRRIRRAQIARQKVAIFKPRIDDRYSSDHIVSHDEQRIPSTAVSSASEILEKSARAQVVGIDEAQFFDEELVAVCETLAAQGKRVIVAGLDQDYRGKPFEPIPQLLAVAEYITKTLAICVKCGNPANRTQRITQAKERVLVGAEDVYEARCRHCFEPPQEG; encoded by the coding sequence ATGCTCACCATCGCCCCACGCAACGTTGGTTGGATTGAGGTCATCTGTGGTCCCATGTTCAGCGGCAAGACCGAAGAGCTGATTCGCCGCATTAGGCGAGCGCAGATCGCCCGCCAGAAGGTGGCCATTTTCAAGCCGCGCATCGACGACCGTTACTCGAGCGACCACATTGTGTCCCACGATGAGCAGCGCATTCCCTCCACTGCGGTGTCCAGCGCCAGCGAGATCTTAGAAAAATCGGCACGGGCACAGGTGGTGGGTATCGACGAGGCGCAGTTCTTTGATGAGGAGTTGGTGGCAGTCTGCGAAACACTGGCAGCGCAGGGCAAGCGCGTGATTGTCGCCGGCCTGGATCAGGACTATCGGGGCAAACCCTTCGAGCCTATTCCGCAGCTGCTGGCCGTGGCCGAGTACATCACCAAGACGTTGGCCATTTGCGTCAAGTGTGGCAACCCGGCGAATCGCACGCAGCGCATTACCCAGGCCAAGGAGCGCGTGCTGGTGGGCGCCGAGGACGTGTACGAGGCCCGTTGCCGGCATTGCTTCGAACCGCCGCAGGAGGGATGA
- the udk gene encoding uridine kinase, with the protein MTSLVHRPVVVGIAGGSGAGKGYLVHRLMERLGRERCVRMAQDWYYADLSAIPLAERARRNFDHPEAIDFALLVRHLQELMRGNTVQRPVYDFALHTRRRETVPLSPAEVILVEGILVLHDARLRALCDIRVFVEAPEEVRFQRRLARDVAKRGRTEESVRAQFAQSVRPMHQAYVEPSRQFADVVIDGCGKDLGGIEALVRRIEEELASRKALANQE; encoded by the coding sequence ATGACGAGCCTGGTGCATAGGCCGGTGGTGGTGGGGATTGCTGGCGGCTCGGGGGCCGGCAAGGGGTATTTGGTGCACCGCCTCATGGAGCGGCTGGGGAGGGAGCGCTGCGTGCGCATGGCGCAGGACTGGTACTACGCCGACTTGAGCGCCATACCTCTTGCCGAACGTGCCCGGCGCAATTTCGACCACCCCGAAGCCATTGACTTTGCACTGCTCGTCCGCCATTTGCAGGAACTCATGCGCGGGAACACCGTCCAGAGGCCGGTCTATGACTTTGCTCTCCACACGCGCCGGCGAGAGACTGTGCCGCTCTCGCCCGCCGAAGTGATACTGGTAGAGGGAATTCTTGTCTTGCACGATGCCCGCCTGCGCGCTCTGTGCGACATCCGCGTCTTTGTGGAAGCTCCGGAGGAGGTGCGCTTTCAGCGCCGCCTGGCTCGTGACGTTGCCAAACGCGGGCGTACGGAGGAGTCGGTACGGGCGCAATTTGCCCAATCAGTGCGCCCGATGCACCAGGCCTATGTGGAACCGTCCCGCCAGTTTGCCGACGTGGTGATTGACGGCTGCGGTAAGGACTTGGGCGGCATTGAGGCGCTGGTGCGGCGCATCGAAGAGGAGCTCGCCAGCAGGAAAGCCTTAGCTAACCAGGAGTAG